The Verrucomicrobiota bacterium genome includes the window TGCGTCGCGGTTATTGCTGTCTGTCCGAATTCGCCTACCAGCAATGCACTGCCTCCTTGCCGGCAGACACCCAAAACGCGCTTGAGATATTCTACGTGCGTATCGAAATAGATATTGCCCTTTTCCGCATTCGCAAAATTAGAGGCGACTTCAAGCAGAGAAGGCGTCAATTCCATTTCTGGCACGGGTGACCGGGCGTTCTGCTCTGTGAAAAAGTCAAAACCCGTCAGCACAGGCCCAATGGCTGTTATTACGTTGCGCCTACCGGCTCGCCTTTCCTCTTCGGTGAACTCGAAATCTGTTTCGGGATCATACGGCCACGGCGTCAACTCCATGACGATTTCGTCGTGAAGCAACACCGTGCGAATGAACCGTTCAATGGCCGCGAGATCGCGCAGCGTGTCGAGTGGGCCTGACACCAGACTCCTGAGAGGATAAAAGGACTCGGGATCGCAAACTGCAACTTTCATAATCAAGTGCTTCCTTCCAGACGCACGATTCGCTCGCGGGCATGGGCAATCTGTGCAGTATGTTGAGGTGACGCCAAATCAAGAAACCGGCGGTAGCTTTTTACTGCCGCAGCAGACCTTCCAAGTTCATCCTCTGCGTATGCCTTGTTGAACCAGCGTGTCGCGTCGTGTGGATCAATGGCGAGCGCGTTGTCGAAACAAACAACCGCCGCCTCTAATTGGCCAAGGGCAAGGAGCGTGCCCCCCTTGTTGTTCCATGCCTCGTGGTATCGTCGGTTAATGGATAACGCCTTTTCGTAACAAGCAATCGCTTCGTCGTTCCGCCCCAGCGCATCAAATGAGTTCCCTTTGTTGAACCAAGTAACCGCGTCACGCGGGTCAATTGCCAAGGCCTTGTCGTAAGATGCAAGCGCATCTTTGCGTTGACCGAGAGCGGCGAGAGCAATGCCGTTGTTGAACCATGCGTGGCTGTATTGCGGATCAATCGCCAGTGCCTTTTCGTAACAAGCCAGCGCTTCTTTGTGCTTGCCGAGCGTGTTGAGGCAAGCGCCAAGATTGTTCCACGCCTCGGCGTAGCGCGGGTCAACGGCAAGTGCTTCTTGATAACAGCCAATCGCTTCGCGACTTCGCCCAAGAGAACCGAGGACTCTGCCCTTGTTGTTCCAAGTCTTGCCATTTCGGAAATCAGTGACCAAGGCGTTGTCATAACAAACAAGCGCCTCCTCAAACCGCCCCATCGCATCAAGGCAACTGCCTTTGTTGCTCCACACCCCATCGAGTTGCGGCGCGATGGTCAATGCTTTGTCGTAACACTCCAACGCCTCACCGTGCCGCCCCAACTCTTGAAGATCGAATCCCTTGTTGCTCCAAATCTTGGCTTCTCCGGCGTCAATGGCCAATGCTTTGTCGTAACAGATAATCGCTTCCTCGCGCCGTCCCAAGGCAGATAGAGACATGCCCTTGTTGTTCCAGAATCTTGCCGTTTGTTCGTCGGCGGACGGAACAACGAAGTCTTTTCCGGTCAGATTCTGAAAGATTGGTTCGAGCGCGCGACGCAGTTCGCCAAAATCTGAATACCGCTTCGATGGCTTCGGATTCAAGCAGCGTTCAACGACATCACGAAACGGTCTAGCAACAGGCGGGATGCGTCCAGACATTTGGCGGTCGTATGCCTCACGCATGTAAGCCTCGATGTCGCCGCGAAACGAACCGACAAACGGAGGTGACGGACTGTGCGTCGCCATTTGCCAGAGAACCAAACCGAAACTGTAAATGTCGCTCCGCACGTCAGCAGGTTCGCCACGATAAACTTCCGGCGGCATATATCCCGGCGTGCCGCAGCGCACGTTTCCATCCGACCGCAGCACACTGAAGCCAAAACAGCCCGATTGACTGCCAGCGACCAAAGAAGCGTTGAGCGCAGCAGCGCCCTTGGCCGCTGCCGCCGAAAGGCCAAAGTCGCTAATCTTCAGGACTTGTTCCGAGATGAGGATGTTGGCCGGCTTGATGTCCCGGTGACAATTCACGCCACGAGCATTGGCGTGCTCCATTCCCAGGCAGAACTGAATTGCCCATTCGGCGCGTGACCTGCTCCGGCGGAATCGGCTCGCGCCACTGAAGATAGTCGAACAAGCTGACGCGCCCACTGGCGTCGGGCTGAACATAATCCATAGCGACAAACAGCCGCCCGGAAAACGCCTTGACCCACTGCGCCTCCAAAATGAAAGGGTGTTCTCCCAGATTTATCCAAACGAGCGCTTCCTTCTGAAACGAATCTCGTGCGCCAGCGTCCGCCAAAAACTCATCGCGGAAAGTCTTCAACGCGTAGCCGTGACGGGTTTGCTGGTCTCTCACCAAAAAAACGATGCCGAAGCCACCCTTGCCAAGCGTGCCCAAAACTTCGTATTCGCCTCCAATGACATCACCAGTTTTGAAAATGTTTTCTGCGTCAGGCATATCGCTTTGGAACTCTGTCGAGCAGCGCGTCAAATTGATCTCGTGAGCAGTTAAGCAGCTTGTCTGGAATACCAGCCAACCGCGTCTTGATGCTCTGCGCCAACGATGGTTCAAGCGGCATGAAAAGCTGGTCAGCCTCTGTCCGACGACGCATTTCCATCTGATGCTGTGGCGAGCTTTCTCCGGCGGCGATACCCTTCGTCATCTCTCCCGTTTTCAAATCAATCATGGTCATCGTGACAGGTTTGGGAGACTGGATTTTGAGGTAGCGAACGAGCAAGTGAGACAGAATCCGGACAATCATGTAGTGCCGTGCGGAATGCTCCTGACCTAGACGGGCGGCTACACCGCGCAACGCTCCAATTCCACCAATCTCACCGAGAACAAAGGCGACTGCCCACGGCGCGTAATAGAAATCTTCGAGTCGCTGTATTAACTGCCCTGCGTCCTTCTCCGCATCAACGATGCTCCACGACAACGCAAAATCCGGCGCGTCAATCGTCTTGAGTGCGTTCCTGACGACGTGTGCGGAGAATGCTTCCTTGTTGGAAAGGCTGTGCTGGCACAAAGCCAACGCCCGAACCACGCGAACATCTCGGACACGAGCGGCGCGGTTGAATAAATCGCTGTCCCACCAGAGTTGTTCAGGGCCAGCGTTGTCAATTTCATCAACCAGTTGCGCGATTTCTTGTTCGTTCATAGTTGCCTTCTCAATTGCAGCAGGCGAGTTCAGTGCGCGCGTCGCGGAGTTGGTCTGCGCCGCCGAATTTGCCGATGATTTCGTTCACGTTGTCGTGCTGGGAAATGGGCGGGAGCAGAGCCGGAAAGGCTGAAGGCTGAATGATGAATGCTGAAGTTCTCGTTCGGTGTAAAGCAGGGCTTGCAGCCGGTTCACAGCCGTCCGCAATTCGTCCGGGCCACCGAACACGCTCACGATTTCACCGACTGAGCCATGTTGCGAGATCGGCGGCAGTTTCAAAATATCCGGCAGGACGAACTGTAATTCCCCGTCGGCCGCATATTTTTCGAGTAACTCGTTCAGGATCTCCTGCGCCTCCGGCTGGTAATAATGGAAGAAGGCGGCTTGCTGCCGTTTCACGCGGTCGGCGCGCTGGCGGCGGGTGAGCACGGGCGCGTTGAAGGCGAGATGGCACAGCAGGTCGAACGGGTCGGCGTCCGGTTGCCCCGCCTGCGCGGCGACGGTCGCAACATCAATGCCGCGGTCAGCGAGTTGGTGGATGATGTCGGCGCGCTGGCCGGCATCGGCCCAGCGGGCGCGCAATTCGTCCGGGCTGGCGCAGAGTGTCCGCACTTTCTCTGCGGTGTAGTCGGTGAGCTTGACGACGCGGAGTTGTTTGCCGTCGGCATCGAGTTCGTGGACGAGTTCAGCGGCGATTTCCACTTCGGCCTCAGCGATTGCTGTGTCACCCATAGGGATGGCCGGATGCTATGCGGAAAGCCATCGTGTGACAAGGGCGGCACGCGACCTCGACCCCATTTCGACTCCTCACCCCGGCCCTCTCCTCGTTCGGCGAGGAGAGGGAGAATTATTTTGTGGGACGTGAACCCAGGGTAGGTGCTAGCGCACGGCCACCGGCGCACCAACCCTGGGCTAATTTCCGTAGCGCTTTCAGCGCATTTGATTTCGCGGCGGCACGAGACGCCGAACTTCGGCGCAATGCGCGTGGCGAGGTAGTCGAGCGCGGCTTCGTCGGCAGCCAGCCAGTCCGAATAGCCGGCGGCTTGCGCGGATTCGTAAGTGGACGTGCAGTGGTTCATCGCTTCATTTGGGTGGCCAGAATTCCTCGATGCGCAGGCGGCGGGCGATGACTTCGGCGGACACCCCGAATTGCCGGCAGATGTGGTTGGCAATGAAACCGAGGGCGGTTTCGCCACTGGCATCCCATTCCGTGAATCCAGCCGTACGCGCGGTTTCAACGGCGGTTTTGAGGGATTCTCGCAACGTTACAGGCGGGACGAGAAATCGCCCGGCAAATTCGTAGGCGTGGCTTTCCAGCCAACTGTATTCCCGCTCCGGGATGTTTTTGATGAATTCCCGCCATCCCTCCGCATTCGCGTGGCGCAGGTTGCGATAGAGTTCGCCGTGCAAAATCAAGTGACCAATCTCGTGCGTGACGGAAAAGCGCAGCCGGTTCTCTGCCCGCGGGTCCATGAACGCGTCGCGGTCCACCACAATGGTTTTGAGGTCGCCCAGCAACAGGGCGTCAATATCGCCGGCGCGTCGAAGGCTCGCTTTGGGCACGAGTTCCAATCCGAGATCGAATTCTACAGGATCGAGTACGGGGACAGGGAGCGTGCCTTGGGGTAACAGGCGTTGGCGCAGTTCGTCCGCCTGTCTCCAAATATCGGTGCGTCGGAGATAAGGAGCTTTGAATCGCTGCGCGTCCATGGTTGCCCGGTGGTTCAGCGTTCGCGCAGCAGTTTGATGAGGTTTTCCAGTTCCTCGTCGGTCGGTTTGTTACCGGAGAGAGTGCGAAAGAAAGCAGGTAGCTTCTCAACCAGCTCCTCATCCTTGAGCACGTAAT containing:
- a CDS encoding tetratricopeptide repeat protein; translation: MFSPTPVGASACSTIFSGASRFRRSRSRAEWAIQFCLGMEHANARGVNCHRDIKPANILISEQVLKISDFGLSAAAAKGAAALNASLVAGSQSGCFGFSVLRSDGNVRCGTPGYMPPEVYRGEPADVRSDIYSFGLVLWQMATHSPSPPFVGSFRGDIEAYMREAYDRQMSGRIPPVARPFRDVVERCLNPKPSKRYSDFGELRRALEPIFQNLTGKDFVVPSADEQTARFWNNKGMSLSALGRREEAIICYDKALAIDAGEAKIWSNKGFDLQELGRHGEALECYDKALTIAPQLDGVWSNKGSCLDAMGRFEEALVCYDNALVTDFRNGKTWNNKGRVLGSLGRSREAIGCYQEALAVDPRYAEAWNNLGACLNTLGKHKEALACYEKALAIDPQYSHAWFNNGIALAALGQRKDALASYDKALAIDPRDAVTWFNKGNSFDALGRNDEAIACYEKALSINRRYHEAWNNKGGTLLALGQLEAAVVCFDNALAIDPHDATRWFNKAYAEDELGRSAAAVKSYRRFLDLASPQHTAQIAHARERIVRLEGST
- a CDS encoding ImmA/IrrE family metallo-endopeptidase translates to MDAQRFKAPYLRRTDIWRQADELRQRLLPQGTLPVPVLDPVEFDLGLELVPKASLRRAGDIDALLLGDLKTIVVDRDAFMDPRAENRLRFSVTHEIGHLILHGELYRNLRHANAEGWREFIKNIPEREYSWLESHAYEFAGRFLVPPVTLRESLKTAVETARTAGFTEWDASGETALGFIANHICRQFGVSAEVIARRLRIEEFWPPK